In the Sulfitobacter pacificus genome, one interval contains:
- a CDS encoding MucR family transcriptional regulator, protein MEDKNAMLVSDATFSILSSFASRENATVEDVLALASKLPAVLGGREQPATALAQIVSSKPHETVRPAVAIDQSVSDDTVTCLCCGKSFTMLKRHLKAEHGLSEHEYRTMFGLDEDHLLVAPNYSIRKAEYAKRIGLGKYAREDSPSQGAAPTL, encoded by the coding sequence ATGGAAGATAAAAACGCCATGTTGGTATCTGATGCAACATTTAGCATTCTTTCCAGTTTCGCGTCCCGGGAAAACGCAACCGTTGAAGACGTGTTAGCCCTTGCGAGCAAGCTGCCCGCTGTCCTTGGAGGACGCGAACAACCCGCCACTGCACTTGCGCAGATCGTCAGCAGTAAACCCCACGAAACCGTTCGGCCAGCGGTCGCGATTGATCAATCGGTTTCTGATGACACGGTGACCTGCCTATGCTGTGGCAAATCCTTTACCATGCTTAAACGCCACCTTAAGGCAGAGCATGGGCTGTCAGAACATGAATATCGCACGATGTTTGGACTGGACGAGGACCACCTTTTGGTTGCCCCCAACTACTCCATCCGCAAGGCGGAATATGCCAAGCGCATCGGCCTCGGGAAATATGCCCGCGAGGATTCACCATCACAGGGCGCGGCACCGACCCTTTGA